The following is a genomic window from Amycolatopsis acidiphila.
AGTCGGTGGACTCGGTCCGGCTCGCGGGGGCACTCGACAAGGCCGTGCTCGCCGAAGGGCGCCCGCGCCTGGACGTGCTCGTGCAGGCGAGCATCGACGGCGACCCGGCGCGTGGTGGCTGCCCGCTGCCGGAACTGGACGAGCTGGCCGCGTACATCGCCCGCACGGGTGGTCTGCGACTGCGGGGCGTGATGGCCGTGGCGCCCCTGGGCGCCGACCCCGGGCCGGCCTTCGAGCGGCTGGCCGAGGCCGCGGAACGGCTGCGCCGCAACCATCCTGAGGCCACTGAGCTGTCCGCGGGCATGAGCGGTGATCTTGAACAGGCGATCAGGCACGGATCCACGTGTGTGCGTGTCGGAACCGCGCTGCTCGGTGGGCGCGGTTTAGCCTCGCTGGAGAGCGGATCACCCGGAAGTGCGCGATGATCTTCGGGTGATCAGGTGAGGGAGCGGCTAGGGAGAGGCATGAGTGCGCTGCAGAAGCTGAAGGCCTACTTCGGCATGATCCCGGCCGACGAAGACGGTTACGACTCCTACGACCGGTACGACGACGGTGGTGACTACCGGCAGGAGTTCGCCGAAGAGTCGTACGACGCCTACGAGGAGGAGCCGCCCGCGCGCTCCAGGCGACGGTACCGGGCCGACTACGACGAGGAACCACTGGGCCGGTCGCACGGCGGCCGCGAGCCGGCCGTCCACGGCGCACTGGCGGTGGACCGGCAGCCGGAGCCGGTGGCCCGGCTGCGCCCGGTGCCAGAGACGCGGGTGGCCCAGCGCGACCCGCTGAGCCGCATCACCACCCTGCACCCCAGCAGCTACCTGGAGGCGCGGGCGATCGGCGAGGCGTATCGCGAGGGCACGCCTGTGATCATCAACCTCACCGAGATGGAGAACGCCGACGCGCGGCGGCTCGTCGACTTCGCCGCGGGGCTCGCGTTCGCGCTGCGGGGCTCGATGGACCGGGTGACGAACAAGGTGTTCCTGCTGTCTCCGCCCGACGTCGAGGTGACGGCGGAGGAGCGGCGGCGGATCGCCGAGGGTGGGCTGTTCCTTCGTCACTGAACGGGGTGATCGTCTCTCGTTCCGTGCAGGGAGAGGCGTAGTTGCCCGGTGGCGGTGAGTGAGAAATTGCTCCGAACGGGTGACATCGTTGGATAAATCACAGTAGGGTCACGCGAGCCGGACAGTTCGGTCGTCTCGGGTGCGTGGCGCTGGAGCCCGGTGTGGCAGAGTGGTGACGTGGATGTGCTCTGGCTTGTCGTCTACTACGTGCTGTTCGTCTTCTGGCTGCTGCTCACAGCGCGTGTCGTGGTCGAACTCGTGCGCGCCTTCGCCCGCGAGTGGCGGCCGGCGGGCGGGGTTGCGGTGACGCTCGAGACCATCTACACAGTGACCGATCCGCCGGTCCGTCTGGTCCGGCGGCTCATCCCGATGGTGCGCATTGGCGGCGTCGG
Proteins encoded in this region:
- a CDS encoding YggT family protein produces the protein MDVLWLVVYYVLFVFWLLLTARVVVELVRAFAREWRPAGGVAVTLETIYTVTDPPVRLVRRLIPMVRIGGVGLDLSIMVLLLVVFILMQLAYPG
- a CDS encoding YggS family pyridoxal phosphate-dependent enzyme; this translates as MSDDRKAALAKALEQVEERVRRACEAAGRARAEVRMLAVTKTFPASDAALLTDLGLTDLAENRDQEAGTKAAEVAELRPDAAVRWHMVGRLQRNKARSVVRWADEVQSVDSVRLAGALDKAVLAEGRPRLDVLVQASIDGDPARGGCPLPELDELAAYIARTGGLRLRGVMAVAPLGADPGPAFERLAEAAERLRRNHPEATELSAGMSGDLEQAIRHGSTCVRVGTALLGGRGLASLESGSPGSAR
- a CDS encoding cell division protein SepF, with the protein product MSALQKLKAYFGMIPADEDGYDSYDRYDDGGDYRQEFAEESYDAYEEEPPARSRRRYRADYDEEPLGRSHGGREPAVHGALAVDRQPEPVARLRPVPETRVAQRDPLSRITTLHPSSYLEARAIGEAYREGTPVIINLTEMENADARRLVDFAAGLAFALRGSMDRVTNKVFLLSPPDVEVTAEERRRIAEGGLFLRH